In Rhodococcus pseudokoreensis, the DNA window CAAAGAGGTTCGGACGACGTGCGGCACGAGCCGCAGCCGAAAAAGCATTGAGCCGGCCGCAGTTCGTCGACCTCTACTGCGTACAACGCCGCACTCTCGCCGAGATCGCCGCGATGATCGGAGTCAGCAGGAAGACGGCCGGGCGACTGGCACGACACCACGGCATCACGCCGACCGCCGGAGGGCCGCCGATCGATCCGGCATGGTTTCACCACCAGAACGCCACCCAGCGGGAACTCGGGCACGAGGCGGGTCGCAGCGTGCCGCGGATGAGCCGGATCGCGAAGGATTACGGCATCCCGATTCGCACACCGAGCGAGGCCGGCCGTACCGGACAGCTCAGCGAGCCTCAAGGACCGCACTCAAGTTATCGCCCGGTCGACTTATCGCCCGGTCGACGAGCGTTTACACCGAAGTCGGACTTTCAGGGATTCGGTTCCCACGGGTTGACACATCGGACACCGAGCGGCTCGAAGTGCTTGGTGTTGCGGGTCGCCACGGTCATCTCGGTGGCCTGGGCGACGGCGGCGATGAGAGCGTCATCGAACGACGCATGCTCGGGCACCCGGTAGGTGGCCAGCACCCGTGCGGCCGGCAGATCGAACGGCAACACACGGTCGGCGAAGGCCGGCAGGAGCCGCTCGTCGAACCACCGGCGCAGGACCCCTCCCTGCGCCGGGTCGGATCGCTCCTTGGCGACCACGCCCCGCTCGATCTCGGCAATAGTCATGGCCGTCACGAACTGGTCGGCCACCAGCACCGACGCCGCCCAGACCTCGACCGACCGGTTACGGCCCCGAACCCGCAGCGCGGACACGACGTTGGTGTCCAGGACGTACTTCACAACTCAGCAGTTCGGGCGGTCAAACCGAGGCGCTCGGGCTCGAACTCGATGTCGGCACCCTCATCGGTGCTCAACAAGTCGACGAGCGTGACCGGCTCCCGCTCGAGGGCCTCGCCGAGGATCTCGCGTACCTCGGCCTCGACCGACCGATGATGCTGCTCGGCGCGCGCCCGCAGGGCCGCTTTGGTTCCCGCGGGAAGGTTGCGGATCAGGATCTGTTCCACCGTGACCACCTCCGATATCACACTAATGATATCACCCAGGGTGTCGGAGGACGGCGACCCGGAGTGGCGATTGCGTGTCACCGATCGTGAGCATCGCAGACGAGTGTCGGAGTTGTGGCCCATCCGTGGTCTTCGAGTCAGCAGCCAGATGATGGCGAGATCGGCGCGATGCGGAACGAGGTCCCGGCGCGAAGCGGGCTGATATCCGCAGGTCGGGCAGGACGACGGTGCGGGGTGGGTGATGTCGCCGCCGGAACGCGGGCGGGCGCGGCCCGCTCGACCGCATAGGTGCGTTCCATCTGCCCGAACAGCGCCAGCAGCACCACCGCCAGTTGGCCCATCGGGTCGTCCGGATTGGTGGAGTCGACCGGATCGGGTCGGCGAGGTTCCGGAACCCGATGCCGCGTTCGCGCAGGTCGTGGATCAGGTTGCGGTGTCGCGGCCGATCTCTTATTCACCGCCGAGCAACTGACCGCCCTGTACAACGCCACCACCAACTACTCGATACGCGAGGAGGACCGCGCGATTCTTGGACGGTCCCAGCGACCAGGCCCTGCGGATCGCGCAGGCCTGGGGTGCGCTACCCACACCCCCGTACATCCAATTCACCACGGTGGAACCCATCGGCCCCGATCGAATCAACGCCACCGGGCAAGGCCACATCGATGGCATGACCGGAGGCGATGAATGTACTGCGTCGACTCCGTGCTTCAGCCGGCCTGGGCTTCGCCGACCTTCTGTTCCAAGGCGGCCGTGTCGACGAAGTACACGTCCCGCAGGATTTTGAGCGAATCCGGGTCGAACGTCGAGAAGCCGGTCGCGATCCAGCGCACCTGCTTGCCGGGCGTCGACGCATCGCCCGTGCCGACGAGAGTTCCCGTCGACTCGAACAGCACCCCGATGGTGTTCTCAGCGACGTGCGCCGCGACCACCCGCGGTGCGAAGTCCGGGAACATCGACCACATCTCGTCCAGGAATGCGAGGAGTCCATCCTTGCCGGTTTCTCTTCCCGTTGTACCGTCCACGAAGACGCAGTTGTCGTCGAAATGAGCCAGCGCACGGTCGAGGTCGTGCTCGACCACCGCCGCGCACGCGCTCCTGATCCTGTCGGCGTATGCATCTGCCCGCTGGTCGGTGTTCGTCATGGCAACTCCGGTTCCTGCCTCGGTCGAGCATGCGTGTTCATGACAGCCTCGAGGTCTGCCTCGGTGTGGTGCTTGCGGGATCCCGCCGACGGGAGGTCCAGGCCGTGCAGGATCTCCATGTCCAGCTCGAGCGGCCCGCGTTCGGCGGGAGACAGCTCGCGTGGACCTCGTGCTTGCGGGTCCCAGGCGACAAGCGTGACGTTCGAGAAGTTGCACACGCGGGAATTCCTGTCTACGAGCAGCTCTTCCAGCTGCACGCTGGACCTGCCGAGTGCGGTAGGCCGGATCAGCACGCGAAGCGGAGCCACTTCCTCGCGGATCTCCGTCACATACTGCATCGTGTGTGATGCCACGACGTATGCCGGTTGCCGAGTTCCCCACCGCTGCTCGAGATATCGTATCCGGCCCTGCTCGAACGCCTTCGGATAAATCGCCGCCGTGAGGTGACCGAGATAGTCGAAATCGTAGGACCAGGGATGGATGTCGGTGGACCAGTATCCGACGACCTGATCGGGCGACAGGTGGCGGACGAACGGACGATCGGCGGCGCGCTGACTCAAATGCTTCTCCTTCGACGGGACATGACGACTTTTATTCGATCAGCGATTCGATTCGGCGAGACATCAATCGAATTGCCGCAGCCGTAGCCAACCCGCTCACCCCGACACTGATCAGATAGGGAGCCAACGGCATCACGGTATAGAGGACTCCCAGCACACCCGAGATGGCCGCTCCCCCGCCGATGATGAGCACACCCAGCGCTGTCATCTGAGTACCGAACTTCTGCGGCGCAATTCGAGTGACGAGGGACAGTGTCACCGGATTGACGAACACCTCGGACGGACCGGCCAGGGCCATGCACACCAACACCAGTGCAGGGGAAACGTCTTTACCCGGAGTGAGCTCACTGAAGAGCAGTAGGAGGTATGCGCCCGACACCAAAACCAATCCGATGGCGAATTTACTTGTCACACTTGGCTCGCGCGTACCTTGCCGCGCCCACATTCGGGTAATGAACGGCGTGAAGATCACACCAACCAATGGGGTGACGGCGATCAGCCATGTGGCAGGCAGTTGCCAACCGAACAGATCGAGATCTACGCGTTCGGTGACGAAGATCGTCACCGTCGTAAATACCTGTAACAGGATTCCGTAATAGAGAACACCGACAACCCACAACGGTATATACCCGGCGACCCGCCGCTTCTCGTCCGATGCCACCGCGGGCGAACGCAGAATTGCGGAGAACAGCACTCCGGCGGCGAGGGCAATGCACACTCCGACAACATGAGTCAGATTTCCTGCGTTGACGGTCCCGATCGACCACAGCAGCGCGAGAAGAGCGACGGCGAAAAATCCACCGGCAACGTACTTTGCGAAATTCGCCGGCCGAATCCGATTCTTCACGATTCGAGACTCGGGCGGAAGGTCCTTGTAGCCGATAACGTATTGGACGAGCCCCACCGCCATTCCGATGGAGGCTATGAGAAACGCGAGGTGGAATCCCCAGATACTTTGCACCCATCCGGTGATGATCGGCCCCAGGACGCAGCCGGTGTTCACGGCCATCAGAAAATACGAGAACCCGGCATCGCGCATCGACCTGTCTGCCGGGAGGGTTGCACCGATTATCGCGGTGATATTCGTCTTGAGCGCACCAGTGCCGGCCACGATGAAGACAAGTCCTGCCACGAGGCCGTGAATTCCAGGAATCAGTGACAAGGTCACGTGACCAGTCATGATAGCGACGGCACCGAACAGCACCATCGCTCTCGGCGGAAAGACACGGTCACCCATCCATCCGCCGACCACCTGCATGAGGTAGATCATTCCGCTGTATCCACCGATGATGCTGACCGCGATCGCAGGGGATACGTCGAGTCCGCCTTGGTCCAGCGAGTAGAGAAGGTAGAACCCGAGAACACCCTGGAGCCCATAGAAGCTGAATCGCTCCCATATTTCAGTGAGTGCCAACTGCCAGAATGGTTTTGGCAACGACAACCGTGGCCGGAAGACAGCATCGTCGCCCTTTACGTCGACAACCGCCTGCACATCCTCGCGGCCGACCTCGCGCGGTGGCTGTACCATCAGTTCTCCCTTGGAGTGAGTGATCTGCGATTGGGCGCGGTTGACACCCTCGTGCGGGTTGGCCGAGACTTGTGTTCTCAGGCGCCAGAGAATAATTCGAACTCACACGAGTCGTGACACGGAACCGGCGACGGTAGCGATGGTGGCCAGGTCAGTTGCAGATGAACCCACAGCGTTTCTCCTCGAGTACGTTCGAACACCGGCGTGAGAAGTTGACGACTCCGTCGCTCGCTCTACCCTGCGCTGCTTTGACGTCGTGATCTACAACAACGTCCACCGCATTCAACTCGAGGCCGGTGCATGATGCACCGGCCTCGAGTTACCGACTGTTCGAACCGCGTCGGGCCTACTCCCGCATGAGCATCAGGGCGGCTTCCCGCTCGAGGTCGAGGTACGGTTCGCCGCTGACGTCGATCGCGACCCGGTTGATCGTGCCGCCGGTGAAACGATGGGGTGATTCGCCGGGGTAGTCCTCGGTGATCGGTTCGCCCGGGTGCCGACCGACGTACAGTCCGGCACCGGCGATCGCGAACGCCCCCATCTGGGTTCTGATCCGGCCCTCTCCGACCTTCCGGTCCCCATGGAAGAGCGACAGTATTCCCAGGGTGGCGGTGGGTTCCTGCTCGTCCTTGTCGAAGGACGCGGACAGGATCAGGTCGGTGCCGGTGGGGATGTCCTCGGAGCCGACGATCATCTGTTCGTCGCTGCCCACGAAGTTGTTGACGTAGTGCAGCCGGTTGTCCTTCACGTACAGTGCGTGGCCTCCGAAGCGGGATCCGATCGCGAAGAGCACGCCCTGAGCGCCCGGCTCGGGGATGTCGACGAGTGCGCCGATCACGAACGATCGGCCGCGGGTGTTGACCGCCTGCCATTCGGACACCGCGGCCACGTCCGGGTAGTACACGTATCGGTCACGGGCCGCGGACAATTGGGGGCGTGGCGTGCCCATGATTTCGACGCCCGATCGGTCGTCGAGTGGAAACGCCCCGTTCGCGCCGGCCTGGGCGAACCAGATGTTCACCAATTCCCGCAACTTGTCCGGGTGCTCCGACGCCAGGTTGTGCACCTCGGCGCGGTCGACGTCGGTGTGGTAGAGCTCCCATTCGTCTTCGTTGAAGTGGCCCCAGCCGGCGATGGTCGGATGTGTCGTGACAGCCTTCCAGCCTTCGTGCCAGATCGATCGCGAGCCGAGCATCGAGTAGAACTGGGTTCTGCGCGCCGAGGGCGCGGACTTGTCGTCGAACGTGCCCCGCATGCTGACGCCGTCGAACGGGGCCTGGGTGTGGCCCTTGATCGTCTCGGGTGGTTCGACCCCGACCAGGTCGAGGAGCGTCGGCACGATATCGATCGCGTGATGGTACTGCTCACGGATCTCGTCACGCGCCTTCGTTCCGGCAGGCCACGAGATGATGCACGGGTCCGCGGTGCCGCCGTTGAACTCGTAGCGCTTCCACATCTTGAACGGGGTGTTGAACGCCATCGCCCAACCGTTCGGGTAGTGGTTGTACGTCTTGGGCCCGCCGAGGTCGTCGAGCTTCGAGAGGTTCTCTGCGAGGTCGTCCGGGATGCCGTTGGCGAACTTCATCTCGTTGACCGAGCCGTTCGGGCCGCCCTCACCACTCGCACCGTTGTCGGAGACGACCACGATCACGGTGTTCTCCAACTGGTCGTTCTGCTCGAGATAGTCGAGCACCCGACCGATGTGATGGTCGGCGTGGGCCAGGAAACCCGCGTAGACCTCGGCCATCCGCGCAAACAGCCGCTTCTCGTCGTCGTTGAGCGTGTCCCATGGGCGGGTGTAGTCGAGTTCCGGGAACGGCTGCCCCTCGGGGCCCGACCGGGTGTCGGGGGTGCCGATCGGATTGATCGGCGGGAGCTCGGTGTCCGCGGCGACGATGCCCATCTCCTTCTGCCGGGCAAGGGTCTGCTCACGGACCGCGTCGTAACCCATGTCGAACTTGCCCTCGAATTTCGCGATCCACTCCTCCGGGGCGTGATGCGGAGCATGACACGCACCGGGCGCGTAGTAGAGGAAGAACGGCTTCTCCGGCGCGATCGCCTTGGCGTCCTTGATGAACTCGAGGGCCTTGTCGGTGATGTCGTCGGTGAGGTGGTAACCGTCCTCCGGCGAACTGGGCTGGTCGACGGGGTGGTTGTCGTAGACCAGATCCGGATACCACTGGTTGGTCTCCGCACCGAGGAACCCGTACCAGCGCTCGAAACCACGCCCGGTCGGCCAGTTTCGTCGGGTCGCCGCCAGGTTCATCTCGTCCGTCGGGCACAGGTGCCATTTGCCCACCATGTACGTGTTCCAACCCCGCTCACCGAGGATCTCCGAAAGCATGCCGTTCTCCGGCGGGATGGTGCCACTCGCATTGGGGAATCCGATCGACGCCTCCGTGATGCAGGCCATGCTGTTGCGCGTGTGGTTTCGCCCGGTCAGCAAACAGGACCGCGTGGGCGAGCACAGCGCCGTGGTGTGCCACTGGGTGTAGCGAACACCCTTCGCGGCGATCCGATCGATGTTCGGCGTATCGATCGGCCCGCCGTAACAACCCATGGCCGAGAATCCGACGTCGTCGAGCACAATGTAGAGCACATTCGGCGCTCCGTCAGGGGCTCGAGGCGGCTCGAACGGGGTCCAATCCGGGACCGAATCCCGAATATCGACGTTGACCACACCGTGAAATGGCTTGACCATGATGCGCCTCTCCTCGCCTACACTCCTGGTGCCAGCCTCGACACTCGTGCGCCCGCACACCTCACCCGACACGGGTGAACCCGAACCCACCTACTGTGTGCGGAGGACATCCGGGAATTGGTAGGAGTCGTCGAGGATCGTCCGGTCGGGGACGTACGCGCGGAT includes these proteins:
- a CDS encoding type II toxin-antitoxin system VapC family toxin, encoding MKYVLDTNVVSALRVRGRNRSVEVWAASVLVADQFVTAMTIAEIERGVVAKERSDPAQGGVLRRWFDERLLPAFADRVLPFDLPAARVLATYRVPEHASFDDALIAAVAQATEMTVATRNTKHFEPLGVRCVNPWEPNP
- a CDS encoding FitA-like ribbon-helix-helix domain-containing protein; the protein is MEQILIRNLPAGTKAALRARAEQHHRSVEAEVREILGEALEREPVTLVDLLSTDEGADIEFEPERLGLTARTAEL
- a CDS encoding nuclear transport factor 2 family protein — translated: MTNTDQRADAYADRIRSACAAVVEHDLDRALAHFDDNCVFVDGTTGRETGKDGLLAFLDEMWSMFPDFAPRVVAAHVAENTIGVLFESTGTLVGTGDASTPGKQVRWIATGFSTFDPDSLKILRDVYFVDTAALEQKVGEAQAG
- a CDS encoding acyl-CoA thioesterase, producing the protein MSQRAADRPFVRHLSPDQVVGYWSTDIHPWSYDFDYLGHLTAAIYPKAFEQGRIRYLEQRWGTRQPAYVVASHTMQYVTEIREEVAPLRVLIRPTALGRSSVQLEELLVDRNSRVCNFSNVTLVAWDPQARGPRELSPAERGPLELDMEILHGLDLPSAGSRKHHTEADLEAVMNTHARPRQEPELP
- a CDS encoding peptide MFS transporter encodes the protein MVQPPREVGREDVQAVVDVKGDDAVFRPRLSLPKPFWQLALTEIWERFSFYGLQGVLGFYLLYSLDQGGLDVSPAIAVSIIGGYSGMIYLMQVVGGWMGDRVFPPRAMVLFGAVAIMTGHVTLSLIPGIHGLVAGLVFIVAGTGALKTNITAIIGATLPADRSMRDAGFSYFLMAVNTGCVLGPIITGWVQSIWGFHLAFLIASIGMAVGLVQYVIGYKDLPPESRIVKNRIRPANFAKYVAGGFFAVALLALLWSIGTVNAGNLTHVVGVCIALAAGVLFSAILRSPAVASDEKRRVAGYIPLWVVGVLYYGILLQVFTTVTIFVTERVDLDLFGWQLPATWLIAVTPLVGVIFTPFITRMWARQGTREPSVTSKFAIGLVLVSGAYLLLLFSELTPGKDVSPALVLVCMALAGPSEVFVNPVTLSLVTRIAPQKFGTQMTALGVLIIGGGAAISGVLGVLYTVMPLAPYLISVGVSGLATAAAIRLMSRRIESLIE
- a CDS encoding arylsulfatase; the encoded protein is MVKPFHGVVNVDIRDSVPDWTPFEPPRAPDGAPNVLYIVLDDVGFSAMGCYGGPIDTPNIDRIAAKGVRYTQWHTTALCSPTRSCLLTGRNHTRNSMACITEASIGFPNASGTIPPENGMLSEILGERGWNTYMVGKWHLCPTDEMNLAATRRNWPTGRGFERWYGFLGAETNQWYPDLVYDNHPVDQPSSPEDGYHLTDDITDKALEFIKDAKAIAPEKPFFLYYAPGACHAPHHAPEEWIAKFEGKFDMGYDAVREQTLARQKEMGIVAADTELPPINPIGTPDTRSGPEGQPFPELDYTRPWDTLNDDEKRLFARMAEVYAGFLAHADHHIGRVLDYLEQNDQLENTVIVVVSDNGASGEGGPNGSVNEMKFANGIPDDLAENLSKLDDLGGPKTYNHYPNGWAMAFNTPFKMWKRYEFNGGTADPCIISWPAGTKARDEIREQYHHAIDIVPTLLDLVGVEPPETIKGHTQAPFDGVSMRGTFDDKSAPSARRTQFYSMLGSRSIWHEGWKAVTTHPTIAGWGHFNEDEWELYHTDVDRAEVHNLASEHPDKLRELVNIWFAQAGANGAFPLDDRSGVEIMGTPRPQLSAARDRYVYYPDVAAVSEWQAVNTRGRSFVIGALVDIPEPGAQGVLFAIGSRFGGHALYVKDNRLHYVNNFVGSDEQMIVGSEDIPTGTDLILSASFDKDEQEPTATLGILSLFHGDRKVGEGRIRTQMGAFAIAGAGLYVGRHPGEPITEDYPGESPHRFTGGTINRVAIDVSGEPYLDLEREAALMLMRE